From the Lathyrus oleraceus cultivar Zhongwan6 chromosome 3, CAAS_Psat_ZW6_1.0, whole genome shotgun sequence genome, the window CTACCATTGGTGGTAAAAATGGTCAGCCAAAGcaggtgtgtgtgtgtgtgtgtttggtttATCGTTTACATTCGTTATGGAACTGCTATAAAATTGTTGAACTTAAATGGTTGGTTTTGGTTTTTCGGTTTTATGATTTTAGACGATAAGTTACATGGCCGAGCGCGTGGTTGGACATGGATCTTTCGGTGTAGTTTTTCAGGTTAGTTTTTGATGTATTCTCTGCTTGGAAATCGAGTAGGTTTGATGTTTTGGGGGCATACTTGTATTGGTATTGATTTGTTGTTCGGTTTTTGTTATGATAGGCGAAGTGTTTGGAGACGGGAGAAACTGTGGCTATAAAGAAGGTTCTTCAAGACAAGAGGTACAAGAACCGGGAATTGCAAACCATGCGTCTTTTGGACCACCCGAATGTTGTATCATTGAAGCATTGCTTCTTCTCGACGACTGAAAAGGATGAGCTTTATCTTAACTTGGTGCTTGAGTATGTTCCTGAGACGGTTAGTCGTGTGATCAGACATTACaacaaaatgaatcaaagaatgCCTATGATATATGTCAAACTTTACTCTTACCAGGTAAATTTCTAATTACTACATAAAAATAATTAATCCTTAAATTTTTTTAATCTTTTCTTTGTTAGTTTTAACTAGATATTGTGAAAGTCGGTGTTTATATCGCCTTGTTGGTTCTGATAATCTGTTCTCTTTTCATTTTGTAGATTTGCAGAGCACTTGCGTATATTCACAACAGTATTGGAGTATGTCACAGAGATATTAAACCTCAAAATTTACTGGTATATTTGCGTGAAAACTTGTTTAATTTCTTTGTATTCATTCGATCAACTCAGTTTCCTTAAAGAATGGAGATAGTGATTTTTGGTTGTCTCTTTTGGATGTTGTCTAATAACAGGTCAATCCTCACACGCACCAACTGAAGATATGCGACTTCGGAAGTGCTAAAGTCTTGGTTCGTTTATTCTTAACCTTGAAATCGTATTGTTTGTTTTCAATGACTATATGATATTTTATCAGGACTAAATGCTTTATCTTTTGCAGGTTAAAGGTGAACCGAACATATCTTACATCTGTTCTAGGTACTATAGAGCTCCTGAGCTTATATTTGGCGCAACCGAGTACACCACAGCCATTGATATTTGGTCAGCCGGTTGCGTACTCGGTGAACTTTTGCTTGGTCAGGTATCTATCTAGCTTCTGCAAGTATGTTCGGTCCATTTACATTTACAATTCATATGAGTACCAAAACTAACGACGGAGTTCTATTCTTATCAGCCGCTTTTTCCTGGTGAGAGTGGTGTCGACC encodes:
- the LOC127132579 gene encoding glycogen synthase kinase-3 homolog MsK-3, with translation MASGGVAAPVSGFIDKNASSVGVEKLPEEMNDMKIRDDKEMEAATVVVDGNGTETGHIIVTTIGGKNGQPKQTISYMAERVVGHGSFGVVFQAKCLETGETVAIKKVLQDKRYKNRELQTMRLLDHPNVVSLKHCFFSTTEKDELYLNLVLEYVPETVSRVIRHYNKMNQRMPMIYVKLYSYQICRALAYIHNSIGVCHRDIKPQNLLVNPHTHQLKICDFGSAKVLVKGEPNISYICSRYYRAPELIFGATEYTTAIDIWSAGCVLGELLLGQPLFPGESGVDQLVEIIKVLGTPTREEIKCMNPNYTEFKFPQIKAHPWHKIFHKRMPPEAVDLVSRLLQYSPNLRSTALEALVHPFFDELRDPNTRLPNGRFLPPLFNFKVTELKGVPAEMLVKLVPPHARKQCALFGSSS